In Paenibacillus sp. FSL R7-0345, a single window of DNA contains:
- a CDS encoding alpha-mannosidase — translation MFWTEEKLGARIAELERYRYRETIFLTEWLGLEDKEGANGVYPPDLKEGDSYRVGDYWTGRDMYLWLHRMVEVPAHWQDKRIVGLFDFGRTGGGNNSGFESLLFLNGKPYQGVDSNHQEVFLEPETAGTAVSFTFRLWSGLEGGGLPVPQEHRIKRAELAWLDDPADNLYYTGRAMLAVYQSLGGSDPLKQELQTVLDRAFRLLDWSRPGSEAFYASVREADEQLTARLTAMEQKHPVTVSAVGHTHIDVAWLWRLTHTREKAARSFSTVLRLMKQYPEYIFLQTQPQLYDYIKKDYPELYAEIDGRVKEGRWEAGGAMWLEADCNLTSGESLVRQILYGTKFFREEFGVECKYLWLPDVFGYSWALPQILRKSGIDTFMTTKISWSQYNRMPHDTFHWRGMDGSEVLAHFITTPEGPESSAWYYTYNGLMEPFAVQGIWDSYRDKNLNRELLLAYGYGDGGGGVNREHLEMRRRLDAIPGVPNVKPGRADDYFERLNETIRSTDQYVHTWDGELYLEYHRGTYTSQAYNKKMNRRLELLYREAEWLQVLLAAESGSYEKYPKQELDKGWKIILRNQFHDIIPGSSIREVYEDSRAEYAEAEEIGNQAAKAAAEALTGLSKQDKDKKAYTVFNGASFDQAGLLTVYAEDSEHRQWRDENGSLLNAQQLGNEWLIETPEIPMLATAVISAHFTDNVEPAAQTDSFVWEYPILTTPHYIMEWNKSGQLSRLYDRDAEREVLAPGECGNVLQVFEDKPKQYDAWDIDLYYQEKKREITELVSMELVHSGRLAAVLQFSWKYMDSMVIQKVKVYAGSRRIDFETLVDWHEQHQLLKVAFPVTVRSTEATYDIQYGNVKRPTHWNTSWDYARFESVGHQWADLSERGYGVSLLNDCKYGYDIKDHVMRLSLIKSATAPDWQADQGEHRFTYSLLPHERDWAEGRTAEEAWMLNNPLRAVEGRLNGETGKSLFRTDAAGVAIDAVKWSEQGDSCVIRLHEFFGGRRKVKLSSGYPVRSWQLCDLMERPQGEVASGGEIELEFKPYEIHTLLIKFFE, via the coding sequence TTGTTTTGGACAGAGGAAAAGCTTGGGGCGCGAATTGCTGAGTTGGAACGCTACCGTTACCGTGAGACTATTTTCTTGACAGAATGGCTTGGGCTTGAAGATAAGGAGGGCGCCAACGGTGTATACCCGCCGGATTTGAAGGAGGGGGATTCATACCGGGTCGGTGATTACTGGACTGGAAGGGATATGTATCTCTGGCTGCACAGAATGGTCGAGGTACCGGCCCATTGGCAGGATAAACGGATTGTCGGCCTGTTCGATTTCGGACGTACGGGCGGCGGGAATAACAGCGGTTTTGAGTCGCTGCTGTTTTTGAACGGGAAGCCATACCAGGGGGTGGACTCCAATCACCAGGAGGTTTTTCTGGAGCCGGAGACGGCGGGTACGGCAGTTAGCTTTACCTTCCGGCTATGGTCGGGCCTTGAAGGCGGCGGACTGCCGGTACCGCAGGAGCACCGGATCAAACGTGCGGAGCTCGCGTGGCTTGATGATCCGGCCGACAATTTGTATTACACCGGCCGGGCGATGCTGGCCGTATACCAATCGCTTGGCGGCAGTGATCCGCTGAAGCAGGAGCTGCAGACCGTGCTGGACCGGGCCTTCCGCCTGCTGGACTGGTCAAGGCCGGGCAGCGAAGCTTTTTATGCTTCTGTCAGGGAGGCGGATGAACAGCTGACAGCGCGGCTTACGGCGATGGAACAGAAGCATCCGGTAACAGTATCGGCCGTAGGGCATACCCATATCGACGTGGCCTGGCTGTGGCGGCTTACCCATACGCGGGAGAAGGCGGCGCGCTCTTTTTCCACTGTGCTGAGGCTGATGAAGCAGTATCCGGAATATATTTTTCTGCAGACACAGCCGCAATTGTACGATTACATCAAGAAGGATTACCCTGAGCTGTATGCCGAAATTGACGGGCGGGTCAAAGAGGGCCGCTGGGAGGCCGGCGGCGCGATGTGGCTGGAGGCAGACTGTAACCTGACGAGCGGCGAATCGCTGGTGCGTCAGATTTTATACGGGACCAAATTTTTCCGCGAAGAGTTCGGTGTAGAATGCAAATATTTATGGCTGCCGGATGTGTTCGGGTACAGCTGGGCGCTGCCGCAGATTTTGCGCAAATCGGGTATAGACACGTTTATGACAACCAAGATCAGCTGGAGCCAGTACAACCGGATGCCGCATGATACGTTCCACTGGCGGGGGATGGACGGGAGCGAGGTGCTTGCCCACTTTATTACGACACCGGAAGGTCCGGAATCCAGCGCCTGGTATTATACCTACAACGGCTTAATGGAACCGTTTGCTGTTCAGGGCATTTGGGACTCCTACCGGGACAAGAATCTGAACCGCGAGCTGCTGCTGGCCTATGGATACGGGGACGGCGGCGGCGGGGTTAACCGGGAGCATCTGGAGATGCGGCGGAGGCTTGATGCTATACCGGGGGTGCCAAATGTGAAACCGGGCAGGGCGGATGATTATTTTGAACGGTTGAACGAGACGATCCGCAGCACGGATCAGTATGTCCATACCTGGGACGGTGAGCTATACCTTGAGTACCATAGAGGAACCTACACCAGTCAGGCTTACAATAAGAAAATGAACCGCCGGCTGGAGCTGCTGTACCGTGAAGCGGAATGGCTTCAGGTGCTGCTGGCTGCCGAATCGGGCAGCTACGAGAAGTATCCAAAGCAGGAATTGGATAAAGGCTGGAAAATCATCCTGCGCAACCAGTTCCACGATATTATCCCGGGCTCATCCATCCGGGAGGTCTATGAGGATTCGCGCGCCGAGTATGCGGAAGCTGAGGAGATCGGAAATCAGGCAGCCAAGGCAGCTGCAGAGGCTTTAACGGGTTTATCCAAGCAGGATAAGGACAAAAAAGCATATACGGTATTTAACGGGGCTTCCTTTGACCAGGCAGGACTCCTTACCGTGTATGCCGAAGATTCTGAACACAGACAGTGGAGGGATGAAAACGGTTCACTACTGAACGCACAGCAGCTGGGCAACGAATGGCTGATTGAAACGCCGGAGATCCCGATGCTGGCAACGGCAGTCATTAGTGCACATTTTACTGATAATGTTGAACCAGCAGCTCAAACGGACTCTTTTGTATGGGAATACCCTATCCTGACTACGCCTCACTATATTATGGAATGGAACAAATCGGGCCAGTTAAGCCGTCTGTATGACCGTGATGCTGAACGTGAGGTGCTCGCTCCGGGCGAATGCGGAAATGTACTGCAGGTATTCGAGGATAAGCCGAAGCAGTATGATGCCTGGGACATTGATCTGTATTATCAGGAGAAAAAACGGGAAATCACCGAACTTGTCTCTATGGAGCTGGTTCACTCAGGCCGGCTGGCAGCAGTGTTACAGTTCTCCTGGAAGTATATGGACTCAATGGTAATCCAGAAGGTGAAGGTGTATGCCGGAAGCCGCCGGATCGATTTTGAGACGCTGGTTGACTGGCATGAGCAGCATCAGCTGCTTAAGGTTGCTTTTCCGGTAACCGTCCGTTCGACAGAGGCCACTTATGATATCCAGTATGGTAATGTGAAGCGTCCGACTCACTGGAATACAAGCTGGGATTATGCGCGTTTTGAGAGTGTGGGGCATCAATGGGCGGATCTGTCGGAGCGGGGCTATGGGGTAAGCCTGCTTAATGACTGCAAGTACGGGTATGACATCAAGGATCATGTGATGCGCCTGTCGTTGATTAAGTCAGCAACCGCACCGGACTGGCAGGCCGATCAGGGTGAACACCGGTTCACGTACAGCCTGCTGCCGCATGAGAGAGACTGGGCCGAGGGACGTACGGCAGAGGAGGCGTGGATGCTTAACAATCCGCTGCGGGCGGTAGAGGGAAGACTCAACGGAGAAACAGGTAAATCACTGTTCCGAACGGACGCTGCAGGAGTCGCCATCGATGCCGTCAAATGGTCTGAGCAGGGTGACAGTTGTGTGATCCGGCTGCATGAATTCTTCGGCGGCCGCCGGAAAGTCAAGCTTAGCAGCGGATATCCCGTCCGTTCCTGGCAGCTGTGCGATCTCATGGAGCGTCCTCAGGGAGAGGTTGCCAGTGGCGGTGAAATCGAGCTTGAATTCAAGCCTTATGAAATTCATACCCTGCTTATCAAATTCTTTGAATAG
- a CDS encoding LacI family DNA-binding transcriptional regulator has translation MSKKRVTSHDVAKLAGVSRSVVSAVLNDTPGIGVSAQTREAVLHAIAELNYHVDAQARSMKTGRSMTLAAFGDTGHPLFMRLLEGMQRECETAGYHILLCSPGERRPGEARSALLDLYHQRKIDGIVTLDNTSYRSADWAAKVHEAGVPYVSVEGYAETEGVHSVLADYRGSVLTALDYLCRDEAECQAGPVYAEVHRGADGRRINWSEKNRRNAYKEWCSGHGYQPQIRRMDELEGAQGWISWLTELQAEAGDALPPVLVNWSSTIPDLYRAARHLSLSIGDTLKVMAADNTIQGDRLSVPRLSCVEIPYVRMGEEAVRCILKQLEQGAAGEPGKLWLPAVLRPGESA, from the coding sequence ATGAGCAAAAAAAGAGTGACCAGCCACGATGTAGCCAAGCTGGCAGGCGTATCCCGCAGCGTTGTATCCGCTGTGCTGAATGATACACCGGGCATCGGGGTAAGCGCCCAGACCCGGGAGGCGGTGCTGCACGCGATTGCGGAGCTGAACTATCACGTGGATGCACAGGCGCGCAGCATGAAGACCGGCCGCAGCATGACGCTGGCTGCATTCGGGGACACCGGACATCCGCTGTTTATGCGGCTGCTTGAAGGAATGCAGCGGGAATGCGAAACGGCCGGATACCATATTCTGCTCTGCTCTCCAGGGGAGCGGAGGCCGGGTGAAGCCAGAAGCGCGCTGCTGGACCTGTATCACCAGCGCAAGATCGACGGGATTGTAACGCTGGATAATACCAGCTACCGAAGTGCTGACTGGGCTGCTAAAGTGCACGAAGCTGGTGTTCCCTACGTCTCCGTGGAAGGATACGCAGAGACAGAAGGGGTTCATTCCGTGCTGGCAGACTATAGAGGCAGTGTCCTCACAGCACTGGATTATCTGTGCAGGGATGAAGCAGAGTGTCAGGCTGGGCCAGTCTATGCGGAGGTACATCGCGGGGCAGACGGCAGACGGATCAACTGGTCCGAGAAAAACCGCCGCAACGCCTATAAAGAATGGTGCAGCGGCCATGGCTACCAGCCGCAGATCCGGCGGATGGATGAGCTGGAAGGCGCCCAAGGCTGGATCAGCTGGCTGACTGAGCTTCAGGCGGAGGCCGGCGACGCATTGCCGCCGGTGCTGGTGAACTGGTCAAGTACAATTCCCGACCTCTACCGTGCAGCCCGCCATCTCAGTCTCAGCATTGGCGATACGCTGAAGGTTATGGCTGCAGATAATACTATCCAGGGTGACCGCCTGAGTGTACCCCGGCTGAGCTGTGTGGAAATACCCTATGTACGTATGGGTGAAGAAGCCGTCCGCTGCATCCTGAAGCAGCTGGAGCAGGGGGCTGCTGGGGAACCCGGTAAGCTGTGGCTGCCGGCGGTCTTAAGACCGGGAGAGAGTGCATAA
- a CDS encoding sugar ABC transporter permease, translating into MGYGTPQQSIPASAGKAPLSKRAELFKQIKKHRYHYLFVLPMLVFFAAFTLWPMIASWYYSFFNWDGIGWPTDFIGLGNFREVASDPGFWNAFMNTFLFALTHVLIQMPLALIVAVILNNQFLAGRNVYRLLLFVPVISTTAVIGVIFSILLNPLGGAINEMLLGTGLINEPINFLGSTTLALPTLLAVSVWKSFGTPMIYWLAGLQTIPGELYEAAKIDGASKVQSFFRITVPMLAPIGLVITLLTFINNLDPFDLVRTMTEGGPVKATDVVQTYIFRYAFEPESGSSRYGFASAAGILFSLAVLVVVIIQALTGKAARRSGTKGA; encoded by the coding sequence ATGGGTTACGGCACACCGCAGCAGAGTATTCCTGCTTCCGCCGGCAAGGCTCCGCTCTCCAAAAGAGCGGAGCTGTTCAAACAGATCAAGAAGCACCGCTACCATTACCTGTTCGTGCTGCCGATGCTGGTGTTCTTTGCCGCTTTTACCTTGTGGCCGATGATTGCAAGCTGGTATTATTCGTTCTTTAACTGGGACGGCATCGGCTGGCCGACGGATTTTATCGGGCTTGGCAACTTCAGGGAGGTCGCATCCGACCCGGGCTTCTGGAATGCTTTTATGAACACGTTCCTCTTCGCCCTGACGCATGTGCTGATCCAGATGCCGCTGGCGCTGATCGTTGCGGTCATTCTCAACAACCAGTTTCTTGCGGGGAGAAATGTATACAGGCTGCTGCTGTTCGTGCCGGTTATCTCTACTACAGCGGTTATCGGTGTTATTTTCTCGATTCTGCTGAACCCGCTGGGCGGTGCGATCAACGAAATGCTGCTGGGCACAGGGCTGATTAATGAGCCAATCAACTTCCTGGGATCTACTACACTTGCGTTGCCGACACTGCTGGCCGTTTCTGTCTGGAAAAGCTTCGGTACGCCCATGATCTACTGGCTTGCGGGGCTGCAGACGATTCCGGGTGAGCTGTATGAGGCAGCCAAAATCGACGGGGCGAGCAAGGTGCAGAGCTTTTTCCGGATTACCGTTCCGATGCTGGCGCCGATTGGCCTTGTAATAACACTGCTCACTTTTATCAACAACCTCGATCCGTTTGATCTGGTCCGAACAATGACTGAAGGCGGGCCGGTAAAAGCGACCGATGTGGTGCAGACTTACATTTTCCGTTATGCATTCGAACCCGAGAGCGGCTCTTCCCGTTACGGCTTCGCCTCGGCAGCAGGCATCCTGTTTAGTCTGGCCGTGCTTGTTGTTGTTATCATTCAGGCGCTGACCGGTAAAGCTGCCCGCAGATCCGGCACGAAAGGAGCCTAA
- a CDS encoding extracellular solute-binding protein: MTRKRSLIGSLTAVFALTGILAGCGGNNNAGSGDATAPPSGSAATTAPAATAAEVQKVNFSIVSARPGDEAFYKEQMDIFMKANPEVKVTVIANPTEQYNNALQLSFAANEGPDIFFIEGGQPQARTVYDNKWVEPLDSYIDDAFVARFPEGAFSRTSQTRVNGEIIGIPVRDPRFDKVRPLYYNKTILEQYGYSEPPKTHSEFVAAATKITKEGKGQVYGFAMMGKAPAVFGLSVSGLGSGLEGGVIGYEGNTIINLKTGQFSSKSATPVVEILRQLNAQKIVAPGWENWDTAQMHQQFAAGRVAMFIGAAWQAEEIRKLNEGMDMGIAAAPVPDAGRSGYRDTPTIAEPRYAMSSQSKSKDAAWKVLDFLGSVEFERANYEYAKELVLMPAAMEGITMSADMEQIVKVMDETIRMAPAVNTNNQNYDQFSKSISDAMPKPKIQEVFLKAVVSNEDPVPLAEDYDAKANKVIDEQIKIANDGGIDFSREDLKYPDWNPMENYIIE; encoded by the coding sequence GTGACAAGAAAACGTTCACTGATCGGATCTCTGACTGCGGTTTTTGCCCTTACCGGGATACTGGCCGGCTGCGGCGGCAATAACAATGCCGGAAGCGGGGATGCAACCGCACCGCCGTCCGGTTCGGCGGCTACAACGGCACCTGCGGCTACAGCCGCTGAAGTGCAGAAGGTGAATTTCTCGATCGTTTCGGCCAGACCGGGTGATGAAGCTTTTTACAAGGAACAAATGGACATATTTATGAAAGCGAATCCAGAGGTGAAGGTGACGGTCATTGCCAATCCGACGGAGCAGTATAACAATGCGCTGCAGCTGTCTTTTGCGGCTAACGAAGGTCCGGATATCTTCTTCATTGAAGGCGGCCAGCCGCAGGCGAGAACGGTGTATGACAATAAATGGGTGGAGCCGCTGGACAGCTATATCGATGATGCTTTTGTGGCCCGCTTCCCGGAAGGGGCCTTCAGCCGCACCAGCCAGACTCGTGTGAACGGGGAGATCATCGGGATTCCGGTCCGCGACCCGCGCTTCGACAAGGTAAGACCGCTGTATTACAACAAGACTATACTGGAGCAGTACGGCTACAGCGAACCGCCTAAGACGCATAGTGAATTCGTCGCAGCAGCGACCAAGATTACAAAAGAAGGCAAGGGCCAGGTATACGGCTTCGCCATGATGGGGAAAGCACCGGCGGTGTTCGGACTAAGTGTTTCGGGCCTCGGCTCCGGGCTTGAAGGCGGAGTAATCGGGTATGAGGGCAACACGATCATCAACCTGAAAACCGGACAGTTCTCGTCGAAGTCGGCGACACCGGTCGTAGAAATCCTGCGGCAGCTGAACGCGCAGAAGATAGTGGCACCGGGCTGGGAGAACTGGGATACCGCGCAGATGCACCAGCAGTTCGCAGCCGGACGCGTGGCGATGTTCATCGGGGCAGCGTGGCAGGCCGAGGAAATCCGCAAGCTGAATGAGGGTATGGATATGGGCATTGCAGCTGCACCTGTACCGGATGCCGGACGGAGCGGATACCGGGATACTCCGACGATTGCCGAGCCGCGTTATGCAATGAGCTCACAGTCGAAGTCGAAGGATGCCGCCTGGAAGGTACTGGATTTCCTCGGATCAGTGGAGTTTGAACGGGCGAATTATGAATATGCAAAAGAGCTCGTGCTGATGCCGGCAGCAATGGAAGGCATAACAATGTCCGCAGACATGGAGCAGATTGTGAAGGTCATGGATGAGACCATCCGGATGGCTCCTGCAGTCAATACGAATAACCAGAACTATGACCAGTTCTCGAAGAGCATCAGCGATGCCATGCCGAAGCCGAAGATTCAGGAGGTATTCCTGAAAGCGGTAGTCAGCAACGAGGATCCGGTACCGCTGGCAGAGGACTACGATGCCAAGGCCAATAAGGTCATCGATGAGCAGATCAAGATTGCGAACGACGGCGGCATTGATTTTAGCAGAGAGGACCTTAAATATCCCGATTGGAATCCGATGGAGAATTATATTATCGAGTAA
- a CDS encoding alpha-mannosidase has protein sequence MPLIRRVNRLQKELQLRWIKESRDIGEWSLQRAFYADEGEYRYEAERETAAPGRLQSQVRETLFLEAAVQIPEEWADEQAGIVFKAGGEGLLSINGVPYHGLDKNRSFVPLSRTLAASGELKLNIELYHVPLIPDDPLNGQKDNDAPPVQFQEARLVTVNQAAESLYFTVTLSMETLNRLAERSAERLQLEQALEDAILFIGNPAEADEELFRQAEEQLMSKLQAAAGSRNPGDAGTMHMVGQSHIDLAWLWPLKETVRKTSRTFSTVITLMEHYEDYLYSQSQPQLYAYVKKHFPDLYEQIKKRVAEGRWELVGGMWVEPDLNIPSGESLVRQLLYGRAFYEREFGKTSRVEWLPDTFGYCASLPQLLKKSGVDYFMTTKMNWNDTNAFPYDLFYWEGIDGTKVLSFLNHGLNENTLPGDVGEHWDSYKQKKAHPEQMLLYGYGDGGGGVTREMLEVISRSAALPGLPVSRFSTAHDFFDGVREAAPKLPVWSGDMYLELHRGTYTTHGSNKRWNRKAEALYREAEIWNSLSYLSGVSTLEECAELQQGGLQEGWELLLLNQFHDIIPGTSIPEVYVKSAEHYEKIFSRGKEALSRGLEALAAAVDTQGTGTPLLLFNSLSWNRSDAAILTGGAELLNKAPYDAGGNPLMYDLLKTEDSYQMSFYPGEVPSLGYTTVWLRDKTDEDAETITCGTDESAAGRETARTAANLQSWETGNYSLQFDNSGQIVSWVDKAAGRELITSGSAANHLQLFHDRPTVWDAWDIDPHFAEQPAAEAVLLSSEVMLQGKTRDILKFSWQLNDSLIEQHLILYHQSRRVDFETRVDWHEEHKLLKVAFPVDIRSAKAVYEIPFGSIERPTHTNTSWEQAQFEVCGHRWADLSEGGYGVSLLNDCKYGYNIKGSIMRLSLLRSPRWPDNTADIGVHEFTYSLYPHEGGWREGDVVRQGFELNQPMTLYATAAHEGVRPSAASLLEVRSRHGIVDAIKIAEDSGGTVIRLYESGGGREQLELAFSAGLEGQKQASEDTLSDEPGRDSIRVIETNLMEQPEENPQLSLKSGTVTRTLAPYEVVTIKAVLH, from the coding sequence ATGCCGCTGATCAGAAGGGTTAACCGGCTGCAGAAAGAGCTGCAGCTGCGCTGGATTAAGGAAAGCCGCGATATCGGGGAGTGGTCCCTGCAAAGAGCGTTTTATGCGGATGAAGGAGAGTACCGGTATGAGGCTGAACGGGAAACTGCTGCTCCCGGCCGGCTGCAGAGCCAGGTTAGAGAAACGCTATTTCTGGAAGCGGCGGTTCAGATACCGGAGGAATGGGCGGATGAACAGGCAGGTATTGTATTCAAGGCCGGAGGAGAGGGATTGTTGTCCATCAATGGAGTTCCCTATCATGGACTCGACAAGAACAGAAGCTTTGTTCCTCTGTCCAGAACGCTTGCGGCAAGCGGTGAGCTGAAGCTGAATATAGAGCTGTATCATGTGCCGCTCATTCCCGACGACCCTTTAAACGGCCAGAAGGATAACGATGCCCCGCCTGTCCAATTCCAGGAAGCCCGGCTGGTAACTGTGAACCAGGCTGCCGAAAGCTTGTATTTCACAGTCACCTTATCTATGGAGACGCTGAACAGGCTGGCGGAAAGGTCTGCTGAACGTCTTCAGCTGGAACAAGCGCTTGAGGATGCAATTTTGTTTATCGGGAACCCGGCGGAGGCGGACGAGGAGCTCTTCCGGCAGGCGGAGGAGCAGCTGATGAGCAAGCTTCAGGCTGCTGCGGGCAGCCGGAATCCGGGGGACGCCGGAACGATGCATATGGTCGGCCAGTCGCATATTGACCTCGCCTGGCTGTGGCCGCTGAAGGAGACCGTACGAAAAACAAGCCGGACCTTTTCAACCGTTATTACGCTTATGGAGCATTATGAGGACTACCTGTATTCGCAAAGCCAGCCGCAGTTGTACGCTTATGTGAAGAAGCATTTTCCCGATTTGTATGAACAGATCAAAAAGCGAGTCGCAGAAGGGCGCTGGGAGCTTGTCGGCGGAATGTGGGTTGAGCCGGATCTGAACATTCCTTCCGGGGAATCGCTGGTCCGGCAGCTGCTGTATGGCCGGGCTTTCTATGAACGGGAATTCGGAAAAACCTCCCGGGTGGAGTGGCTGCCTGACACGTTTGGTTATTGCGCTTCTCTTCCCCAGCTGCTGAAAAAGTCCGGGGTGGACTATTTTATGACCACCAAAATGAACTGGAACGACACGAACGCTTTTCCATACGACCTGTTTTACTGGGAAGGCATTGACGGAACGAAAGTTCTGTCCTTCCTGAATCATGGCCTTAATGAGAACACACTCCCGGGAGATGTGGGTGAGCACTGGGACAGCTATAAGCAGAAAAAAGCCCATCCGGAGCAGATGCTGCTCTACGGATACGGGGACGGCGGGGGTGGCGTGACCCGGGAGATGCTGGAGGTCATTAGCCGTTCTGCAGCATTGCCCGGTCTTCCGGTGAGCCGGTTCAGCACCGCTCATGACTTCTTTGACGGTGTCCGCGAGGCTGCTCCCAAGCTTCCGGTCTGGTCGGGCGACATGTACCTGGAGCTGCACAGGGGAACCTACACGACACACGGTAGCAACAAGCGCTGGAACCGCAAGGCTGAGGCGCTGTACCGTGAAGCCGAAATTTGGAACTCCCTGTCCTATCTGTCAGGTGTGTCGACACTTGAGGAATGTGCGGAGCTGCAGCAGGGCGGACTCCAGGAAGGCTGGGAGCTGCTGCTGCTGAACCAGTTCCATGATATTATTCCCGGCACTTCGATCCCGGAGGTATATGTTAAATCGGCAGAGCACTATGAGAAAATATTCAGCCGAGGGAAAGAAGCGCTTAGCAGGGGACTTGAGGCACTGGCTGCAGCTGTAGATACCCAGGGAACAGGAACCCCGCTGCTTCTGTTTAACAGCCTTTCCTGGAACCGCAGCGATGCTGCCATACTGACCGGAGGAGCCGAGCTGCTGAACAAAGCCCCGTACGATGCCGGCGGAAACCCGCTGATGTACGATCTGCTGAAAACCGAAGACAGTTACCAGATGAGCTTCTATCCGGGGGAGGTACCTTCGCTGGGTTATACTACGGTTTGGCTGCGGGATAAAACGGATGAAGATGCGGAGACAATTACGTGCGGGACTGATGAATCTGCAGCCGGCCGGGAGACTGCCAGAACTGCTGCAAATCTGCAAAGCTGGGAAACAGGGAATTACAGCTTACAGTTTGACAACTCCGGACAGATTGTCTCCTGGGTTGATAAAGCAGCCGGCCGGGAGCTGATTACGTCTGGGTCTGCGGCCAATCATCTGCAGCTATTTCATGACCGCCCGACGGTCTGGGATGCCTGGGATATTGATCCGCATTTTGCGGAGCAGCCGGCGGCGGAAGCCGTTCTGCTCTCCAGTGAGGTCATGCTTCAAGGAAAGACCAGGGACATCCTGAAGTTCTCCTGGCAGCTCAATGATTCGCTGATCGAACAGCATCTGATTCTGTATCATCAGTCCCGCCGTGTCGATTTCGAAACCCGGGTGGACTGGCATGAGGAGCACAAGCTGCTCAAAGTTGCTTTTCCTGTAGATATCCGCTCGGCCAAGGCGGTCTATGAAATCCCGTTCGGCAGCATTGAGCGGCCGACCCATACCAACACGAGCTGGGAGCAGGCCCAGTTCGAGGTGTGCGGACACCGCTGGGCGGATCTGTCGGAAGGCGGTTACGGGGTAAGCCTGCTGAACGACTGCAAATACGGCTACAACATCAAAGGCAGCATCATGCGCCTGTCCTTGCTGCGCTCCCCGCGCTGGCCGGACAACACCGCAGATATCGGGGTGCATGAGTTCACGTATTCCCTGTATCCGCATGAGGGCGGCTGGAGGGAAGGGGATGTGGTCCGGCAAGGCTTCGAGCTTAATCAGCCGATGACATTGTACGCCACAGCAGCACATGAGGGCGTACGTCCTTCTGCTGCTTCATTACTGGAGGTGCGGAGCCGCCACGGTATTGTCGATGCAATTAAAATAGCCGAGGACTCCGGCGGAACTGTAATCCGGCTCTATGAATCCGGCGGCGGCAGGGAGCAGCTGGAGCTGGCGTTCTCTGCCGGACTGGAGGGACAGAAGCAGGCAAGTGAGGATACTCTGTCTGACGAGCCGGGCAGAGATTCGATAAGGGTAATAGAGACCAACCTGATGGAACAGCCGGAGGAGAACCCGCAACTATCATTAAAGAGCGGGACGGTAACCCGCACGCTTGCACCCTATGAAGTGGTTACAATAAAAGCAGTCCTTCACTGA
- a CDS encoding carbohydrate ABC transporter permease produces the protein MYRLNRFLRQLPAQVLLLAFTLIWSYPFIWIISSSFKSQSEMFLGGINIIPKEPTFDNFVRAWDLANFYQYFFNSVIVTASVVLLVLVITSMAGYALGRGSMPGKKLIMTMLVISMFLPKGFTILPLFELIVGLGFNNTLMGVILAESGPSKIVSILLFVGYFASLPKEMEESATIDGAGYFRMFFSIMLPLSKPILGTVTIFSFIGAWNAFFVPLTFTLSKPSLRTLGVGMYNFFGTNSVDWTGLAAGAVMSVVPIIIVFLFLQRYFIEGLAGSIKG, from the coding sequence ATGTACCGCCTAAACCGATTCCTTAGACAGCTGCCGGCCCAGGTCCTGCTGCTTGCCTTCACGTTAATCTGGAGTTATCCGTTTATCTGGATTATCTCCTCTTCCTTTAAATCGCAAAGTGAAATGTTCCTGGGCGGCATCAACATCATCCCCAAGGAGCCGACGTTCGACAATTTTGTAAGGGCGTGGGATCTGGCTAACTTTTATCAATATTTCTTCAATTCGGTCATTGTTACCGCTTCGGTTGTCCTGCTTGTGCTTGTCATTACCTCCATGGCGGGTTATGCGCTGGGAAGAGGCAGCATGCCCGGTAAAAAGCTGATCATGACCATGCTGGTCATCTCGATGTTCTTGCCCAAAGGCTTCACTATTCTTCCGCTGTTCGAGCTGATCGTCGGCCTGGGCTTCAACAATACACTGATGGGAGTTATCCTGGCTGAATCGGGTCCGTCCAAAATCGTATCCATCCTGCTGTTCGTCGGCTATTTTGCCTCGCTGCCCAAAGAGATGGAGGAGTCCGCAACAATTGACGGGGCCGGTTATTTCCGGATGTTCTTCAGCATTATGCTTCCGCTGTCTAAACCGATTCTCGGCACGGTAACAATTTTCAGCTTTATCGGGGCGTGGAATGCGTTTTTTGTTCCGCTGACGTTCACTTTAAGCAAGCCGTCGCTGCGGACGCTGGGTGTCGGGATGTACAACTTCTTTGGAACGAACAGTGTGGACTGGACCGGTCTGGCGGCGGGGGCGGTTATGTCGGTGGTGCCGATCATCATCGTATTCCTGTTCCTGCAGCGGTATTTTATCGAAGGTCTGGCCGGTTCCATCAAAGGCTAA